Proteins found in one Campylobacter sp. MG1 genomic segment:
- a CDS encoding SH3 domain-containing protein, producing MKKILLLIFSIIMFAAPTKELSVMDAQVYTNLTQNDEANFDSNVKEEFNDNIELVIDTKFSKKNVKVNEIFYVDVVINSNYEINFTPEISFNNSVDMQILNKKFDFISEKGVYKTRIYMQANTANAKLSGMSASLFRNTQLVGKSSVLFEPIIIETLPFNKDYSNLVASNLEISALKCTMYDDENTICGMNAKANNTNFNNFLFKNVKSQSITNIGKSYEDATCSIALIFDNHIKNFSFSYYDPLENKFIDNKFEVKLEIDEVSTQTELNPINKEFNFYLQIISLLIAIILLVIVLVFKRFFSLVAVALLLAAFSFLGDTSIKSSTLKDGANIRILPTDNSTIFYKNNGKKEVKILNEQKGFVKIALDENTSGWVKNEDIE from the coding sequence ATGAAAAAAATATTATTGTTAATATTTAGTATCATTATGTTTGCAGCTCCTACAAAGGAGCTTAGTGTTATGGATGCGCAAGTTTATACAAATTTGACACAGAATGATGAAGCTAATTTTGATAGTAATGTTAAAGAAGAATTTAATGATAATATTGAATTAGTTATAGATACTAAATTTTCTAAAAAAAATGTTAAAGTAAATGAGATTTTTTATGTTGATGTTGTTATAAATAGTAATTATGAAATAAATTTTACACCTGAAATAAGTTTTAATAACAGTGTTGATATGCAAATATTAAATAAAAAATTTGATTTTATTAGCGAAAAAGGCGTATATAAAACAAGAATTTATATGCAGGCAAATACGGCAAATGCTAAACTTAGTGGAATGAGTGCTAGTTTGTTTAGAAATACTCAATTAGTTGGTAAAAGTAGTGTTTTGTTTGAACCAATTATTATAGAAACTTTACCATTTAATAAAGATTATTCAAATTTGGTTGCTAGTAATTTAGAAATTTCAGCATTAAAATGTACAATGTATGATGATGAAAATACTATTTGTGGTATGAATGCTAAGGCTAATAACACAAATTTTAATAATTTTTTATTTAAAAATGTTAAATCTCAAAGTATTACTAATATTGGAAAAAGCTATGAAGATGCTACTTGTTCAATAGCATTAATTTTTGATAATCATATAAAAAATTTTTCTTTTTCATATTATGACCCATTGGAAAATAAATTTATAGATAATAAATTTGAAGTTAAATTAGAAATAGATGAGGTTAGTACACAAACTGAATTAAATCCAATAAATAAGGAATTTAATTTTTATTTACAAATTATCAGTTTGTTGATAGCTATTATTTTATTAGTAATAGTATTGGTGTTTAAGCGCTTTTTTTCTTTGGTTGCTGTTGCTTTATTGCTGGCTGCTTTTAGTTTTTTAGGAGATACTAGTATTAAAAGTTCTACATTAAAAGATGGTGCTAATATTAGAATTTTACCGACTGATAATTCTACTATTTTTTATAAAAATAATGGCAAAAAAGAGGTTAAAATTTTAAATGAACAAAAAGGATTTGTGAAAATAGCACTTGATGAAAATACAAGTGGTTGGGTAAAAAATGAAGATATTGAATAA
- the crcB gene encoding fluoride efflux transporter CrcB, whose translation MNIFMVALGGAIGAVLRYILSTFINRNFDFKFFIAGTLIVNLIGCFLIGLFYALAKNYESLNEIRLLIVVGFLGAFTTFSSITYESITLLKSLGFVAFSANIILNVVFGLIATYIALNFFK comes from the coding sequence GTGAATATTTTTATGGTTGCTTTAGGTGGAGCCATTGGTGCTGTTTTAAGATATATTTTAAGCACTTTTATAAATCGTAATTTTGATTTTAAATTCTTTATAGCTGGGACATTAATCGTTAATTTAATAGGCTGTTTTTTGATAGGATTATTTTATGCACTAGCTAAAAATTACGAGAGTTTAAACGAGATAAGATTATTAATAGTAGTAGGATTTTTAGGTGCTTTTACTACTTTTTCATCAATTACTTATGAGAGCATAACATTATTAAAATCATTAGGCTTCGTTGCCTTTAGTGCAAATATTATTTTAAATGTAGTATTTGGACTAATAGCAACTTATATTGCTTTAAATTTTTTTAAATAG
- a CDS encoding lysophospholipid acyltransferase family protein, whose protein sequence is MKILNKILSIFLAIIIAISIAFVIVLMFIFPKKNWVIRKTWAKFIRKLCCYKIEIKGDFNPNARMIILNHRSMLDIIALEDIYPYDLAWIAKKQIEELFFFGNIIKLPKMISIDRENARDFVRVINEANDRLNNNRNISMFPEGTRSDGYELLRFKKGASMLATKLDVLVQPVVIIGSKEILDSKRITIHLGKKLTIIPLQPLKANELDNAKDLMQEAINEYFKANE, encoded by the coding sequence ATGAAGATATTGAATAAAATCTTAAGTATTTTTCTAGCAATAATCATAGCAATCAGCATTGCTTTTGTAATTGTTTTAATGTTTATTTTCCCTAAAAAAAATTGGGTTATTAGAAAAACTTGGGCAAAATTTATCCGTAAATTGTGCTGTTATAAAATAGAAATAAAAGGCGATTTTAATCCTAATGCAAGAATGATTATCCTAAATCATCGCTCAATGCTAGATATTATCGCACTTGAAGATATATATCCATACGATTTAGCTTGGATTGCAAAAAAACAGATTGAAGAATTATTTTTCTTTGGAAATATCATAAAATTACCTAAAATGATTTCAATAGATAGAGAAAACGCAAGAGATTTTGTAAGAGTTATAAATGAAGCAAACGATAGATTAAATAATAATAGAAACATATCTATGTTTCCTGAAGGAACTAGAAGTGATGGCTATGAGTTATTAAGATTTAAAAAAGGCGCTTCAATGCTAGCTACTAAATTAGATGTTTTAGTTCAACCTGTTGTAATTATTGGTTCAAAAGAGATTTTAGATAGTAAAAGAATAACAATTCACTTAGGTAAAAAACTTACAATAATACCTTTACAACCACTAAAAGCTAATGAATTAGACAATGCAAAAGACTTAATGCAAGAAGCAATTAATGAATATTTCAAGGCTAATGAGTGA